The genomic window CTGGGCCAGCAGCAAAACCACGAAGCCGAGGGGCCGCCGGTCGGTGAGCAGCAGGGTTGCAAGCAGCAACAGGCTGGCCACCTTCCAATAAATCCCCAGCAGGCGCACCAAGGATCCCTCCTTGCGTACCGACGCCCAGATCAGGAGCACTAATGGCAAACCGACGCTGAACAGCATCGCCAGGCGGACATCGAGCCACACCAAGGAGCGGTACAGAGGTTCTGGCAGGGCGGCGAGCACGCGTGTGGTTCGGTAAGGCGCCATTATCCGCGTCCCCGGCAAGCGATAGGGTCCAAGTCATGGCCGCCTTCTCCCTGCCCAGCTGGCTCTCCCGCACCTTCGGGGCCCGTCCGGCCCGCGCCTGGTGCCGCACCGCCCTGGCCAGCGAGACCTCGCTGCAGGGCTCGGTTGAAGACATCGCCAGCCAGCTGCGGGGAGCCGGTCCAGCAGATCTGGCCTTGGTCTTCGCCGCAGCCAGCTACGCCAGCGACCTGCCCCGGCTGCTGCCCCTACTCCAGGAGAAACTCCAAGCCAGCCACTGGCTTGGCTGCCTGGGCGGTGGGGTGGTGGGCACCGATGCTGGCGGCAGCCCCCATGAGCTGGAGAACAAACCAGCCCTGAGCGTCACCCTGCTGCGCCTGCCCGGCGCCGAGCTCCACCCTTTTGCGATTGATACCGACTGCCTGCCCGACCTCGACGGCCCGGCTGATCCCTGGCGCGACCTGCTCAATGCGCCAGCAGCTCCCAGCCCCTCAATGCTGCTTCTGGTGGATCCCAGCTGCTCCCGCATCAACGATCTGATCAGTGGCCTGGATTACGCCTGTCCAGGGGCGGCGAAAGTTGGCGGCGTCGCCGGCCCCCACAGTGCCGGCCATGGCTCCCTGCTGTTTGGAGATCAGGTGGTTCGCGGTGCTGTCGGCTGCCTCATTGGTGGGGCCTGGCAACTCGATCCGGTGGTGGCCCAGGGCTGCCGGCCGATCGGTCCGGTTTTTGATGTAGAGCAAGTTCAGCGCAATGTGGTGCTGGAAGTGAGCCAGGGCCAGGCCCGCCGCAGCCCTGTAGCTGCTCTACAGGCGATCCTCACGGATCTGAGTCCCGAGGAGCGGGAGCTGGTGAAGCATTCACTGTTTCTGGGCGTCGGCCGCAGCAACTTCAGCCTCAGCGCCGCAGACCCAGATGGTCCCACCGCTTTTCTGGTGCGCAACCTGCTTGGTGTCGACCCCCGCAACGGCGCCGTAGCCGTGGCTGAACGGATGCGGGTGGGACAACAGGTGCAGTTCCAACTGCGCGATGCCAGCGCCTCCAGACTGGAACTGCGCCAGCTGCTGACCAGACAGCGGGGTCGCAACCCGGAGCCCCTAGCCGCCCTGCTGTTTGCCTGCCTAGGCCGTGGCGTTGGGCTCTACGGCAACGCCGATGGCGACGTAGAGCTGTGCCGGGAAGTGTTTGATCAGGTGCCCATCGCAGGATCGTTCTGCAACGGCGAAATCGGCCCGGTCGCCGGCAGCACCCATCTGCACGGCTATACCGCGAGCCTGGCCTTCCTGGTGCCGCGCGGAGAGGGCTGATGGTGCGCCAGCACGTCAATCCACTCAGCCGCTTTTTCCAGCTACCCCGGCCCCTGCCGCCGCCGGCCGAGCTTTTCAGTCAGCCGGATCTTCCCCTCCATCTGGACATTGGCTGCGCCCGCGGCCGCTTCCTACTGGCCCTGGCCCAGCACCAGCCCAACTGCAACTATCTAGGCGTTGAAATCCGCCGGCCATTGGTGGATGCCGCCGAGGCCGAGCGCCAAGCCCTGGCTCTCGGCAACCTCCACTACCTGTTCTGCAATGCCAACATCAGCCTGCAGGACTGGCTAGCGGCCCTGCCCGCTGGCCTGCTGCAGCGGGTGACTATCCAGTTTCCAGATCCCTGGTTTAAACAAAAGCATCAAAAGCGGCGGGTGCTGCAGCCCGCCCTGCTGCTGGCCCTGGCCGAGGCCCTTGGGCCGGGCCGTGAGCTGTTTATTCAGAGCGATGTGCTGGCGGTGATCACACCGATGGTGCAGCTGATCGAGGCCAGCGGGGGCTTCGATCGCCCGGCCGCTGATGGGCGCCCCTGGCGTGCCGACAACCCCCTGGCGGTGCCAACCGAGCGCGAAACCTACGTGCTGAGCCAGGGGTTGCCGGTCTACCGGGTGGTCTACCAACGCAACGACCGCAACCTGCCACCACTGCCCGACCTGGAAGACCGGACCAACCTGGAAAAGCGGCCCAACCTGGAAGATCAGCTCGAAGCGGTTGATAATCGGGCCTGAAGCCAGGCTGCACCCCTTGAGCGCGCCCTCAATGCCAATTTTGCTGCGCTGGCAGGGCTGCGTTCAGCGCGCTGACAGTGGTCCCCTGGGGCGTCAGCTAAGCCTGATAGCCGGCCTGGTGCTCTGCGCCCTGATGGCTGGCCTGCCCCTGGTAACCCGCAGCGGCCTCAGCCTGCTGGTGCTGGCCAGTGGCCTCCTATGGCTACTGCTGGCCCTGACCACTACCCCTGGACCGCTGGTGGAGATCGACCGCTGGATTCTGGGGATTCTGGCCATCGCCCTGCTGGCCACAGGTTTCTCACCGGTGCCCCTGGCCGCCGCCAAGGGGCTGGTCAAGCTTGTGAGCTACCTGGGCGTCTATGCCCTGATGCGCCAACTGCTGACCCTGGCTCCGGTCTGGTGGGACCGGATCGTGGCGGCGCTGCTGGCTGGAAACCTGGTCACCTGCGTGATCGGCATCCGCCAGCTCTACGGAGATAGCGGCGAACTAGCCCGCTGGGCTGACCCCAACTCCGTGGCCGATGGCACGGTGCGCATCTACAGCACCCTCGAAAACCCCAACCTGCTGGCGGGGTACCTGCTGCCGGTGCTGCCCCTCGCCCTCGTGGCCCTGCTGCGCTGGCCGGGCCGAGCCCGCAAGCTCTTTGCCCTCACTGCCCTGGTGCTTGGCGTCGCCGCCCTGGTACTCACCTTCAGCCGCGGCGCCTGGATGGGCTTGGTGGCCGAGGCGGCCGTGATCTTGCTGCTGCTAGCCGTGCGCGCCACCCGGGCCTGGCCCCTGCTCTGGCGTCGTCTGTTTCCCCTGCTGCTGCTGCTAGGCGGCGCCGCCCTGCTCGTGGTGCTGGTTACCCAGGTGGAGCCGCTGCGGGTGCGGGTGATGAGCCTGGTGGCCGGCCGGCAAGACAGCTCCAACAACTTCCGCATCAACGTCTGGCTTGCTGCACTGGATATGGTCCAGGCCCGCCCTTGGCTTGGTATCGGCCCCGGCAACGACGCTTTTAACCAGATCTATCCGCTGTTTCAGCAACCTAAGTTCAATGCGCTCAGCGCCTACTCCATCCCCCTGGAGCTGGCGGTAGAAGCCGGCATTCCCGGCTTGCTGGCCGGGATCGGACTGCTGCTGGCCAGCCTGCGCAGCGCCACCAGCCTCTGGCGCAGTGATAGCTGCTTCAGCCTGCCCGCGCTGGCGGCGATCGCCGTAATTGTTGGGCTCACGGTGCAGGGACTCACCGACACGATCTTTTTCCGGCCGGAGGTGCAACTGAGCGGCTGGTTTTGCATCGCCACCCTGGCGGCCGGAGCTAGCCGCGCCGAAGGTCGTGGCTGAGCCAAGCCTGATTGCCGGCTTCGACGCCGGCCAAACCCACACCAGCTGTCGCCTCAGCGATGCCTGCAGTGGTGAGCTGCTAGGTGAAGGCCAGGGGCCTGGAGTGTGCCATCTGGCCGCAGCCGACGGCCCCGCCCGCTTCCGCCAGGCCCTTCAAGTCAGCCTGGCGCAGGCGCGCCTACACCTGCCGCACACCGGCACGCCCCTGCTAGCCGCCGGCATTGGCGCCAGTGGCATCGAAGTGGGCAGCTCCGTCCAGGAGCTGGGCCGGCAACTGGCGGCCGAGGCCCTGCAACTACCCCTTGAGCGCCTAGTAGTCACGGGAGATGAGCGCACTGCCCTGCGCGGAGCCATGGGCAACCACCAAGGCGGCGCAGGCATCCTGATCATCAGCGGCACGGGCACCATCGCCGTTGGACGCAATCCGGCAGGCCAGGAACACCGCTGCTCCGGCTGGGGCTGGCTGCTCGATGGGGCTGGCTCGGCCACGGACATCGGCCGCGATGGCCTAGCCCTCAGCTTGGCGATGGCGGATGGACGCCAGCCCGATTCGCCCCTGCGAGCCCGGATCTGGGCTGGACTGAATGTGAGCGCAGACGACCCCCAGGCCGCTCAGGCCATCAAAGCTTTGGTAGTAGAGCCTGGCTTCGGGGCCGCGGGCTTTGCCCGCCTGGCACCGCTGGTGGCGGTCGCCGCCAGCGAGGGTGATGCCGGCGCCGCCGCCGTTGTGGAGCGCTCCGCCCAGGCCCTGGCATTAATGGCAACCACCATCTGCACACGGCTGAAGCTAAGTGCCCCGCCGGTATGGCCCATGGGCGGAGCTCTGGAGCACCTTGCCTTGCTGCGCCGCCGGCTAGAGGCCTGCCTTGAGGAGTGCTGCCCAGGCGCCCAACTGCAGATACCCGCCGCAGATGCCTGCTGCGGAGCCCTAAGCCTGGCTCGAGAATGCTTGGAAGCTAGGCGGCGTTGAGGTGCTGCTCCGCTGCGGCGGCCAGCTGGCTTGACCAGTGGTCCACCAGCTGCTGATCGGCGGCCTCCACCATCACCCGCAGCAGCGGTTCGGTGCCACTGGCGCGCACCAGCACCCGGCCCTGTCCCTCCATCGCAATCTCCGCCTGCTCCACGGCGAGCCGCAGCGGCTCGCAGGCTTGCCACTGCTGGCGCCGTTGTCGGTCTGGCACCGTCACATTCACCAGGGTCTGGGGGTAGGGCTTGAAACTGCTGTCCATCCAGTCGGCCAGTGATTGGCCACTGCGGTGCAACAGCGTGGCCACCTGCAAAGCGGTGAGCAGCCCATCGCCACTCATGCCATGGCGGGCCGACAAAATATGGCCCGACTGCTCGCCACCCAGGCCAGCGCCCATCTGCTCCATCGCCTGGTGGACGTATTGATCACCAACGGCGGTGCGCTCAAGCACCCCTCCCTTGGCCTGCCAGGCACGCTCAAAGCCGAGGTTGGACATCACCGTGGCAACGATGCGATTGGCCGGTAACTGACCCGCATCAAGCAGAGACGATCCCCAGAGATAAAGGATCTGGTCACCATCCACGACCCGGCCCCGGCCATCCACCGCCAGCATCCGATCTGCATCGCCATCGAAACCAAAACCCATGCTGGCTCCGCTCTCCAGCACCGTGCGCCTGAGCGGCTCAAGGTGGGTGCTGCCGCAGTCCACGTTGATGCGCGTTCCATCCGGCTTGCCGTGCAACACGGTGAGTTCAGCGCCTAAGGCCCGAAACACCGCCTCTCCACAGGCAGAAGCCGAGCCCCAACAGAGGTCCAGCACAATCTTGCAACCTTCTAGGCGCCGACCCATGACGCTCGCCACCAAGGACCGCTGGTAGTCAGCCAGTAAATCGGGGCGGTCGTGCACAACTCCTGTGCCCAAGAAGCCGCCGGAAGCACCTATTGCCGGGCCAGCCCCAACCCCCTGCAGCCCAGCCTCGATCGCCTGCTGCTGGCCGCGGCTCAGCTTGGCGCCGGAGGCCCCAAACACCTTGATGCCGTTGTCTTCAGGGGGGTTGTGGCTAGCGGACACCATCAGACCTCCAGCCGCGCCAAGACGGCGAATGGCGCCAGGAATCGCTGGCGTAGGGCAAAGGCCCAGGGTCCATACCTCCCTACCTGCAGCCGTGAGCCCGGCGGTAAGCGCCGCCACCAGCATCGGGCCACTGCTGCGGGAATCCATGCCGATGAGCACCGGCGCTCCCTGGGGTAACACCTGGCCGCACCAGAAGCCAACCTGCAAAGCCAAAGCCGGGCTCACCTGGGTTCCCACCCGACCGCGGATGCCATCGGTTCCGAAACCGGCCACACCCCGCAGGGGCAGGCCAACGGGATGGGGAGCCAGATCGGCCATGGGCAGCAGCAGATGCCTCAGTGGTGCTCAGGTTACGTGGGCTGCTGCAAAGCGCTCCACCATGGCTGGCCTGGGCCAGGTAGGGGCCGGATCCCTTTCAGCGCCAGCGGCGGGGCCACCAGATCCAGAGCACCAGTTCGCCAATCGTCCAGAGCAGCAGCGCACCAACAACCCAGCCGGGCAGCCAGCTCAATGGCCAAAAGGGGCGCAGCAGCAGCACCAGTCCCGATACCGCCAGCACCCGCAGGGCCCGCAACCGCTGCTCAGCCCCAGGCAAGGTGGAGAGATAGGGGGGTAGGGAGGGCAGGCGCACCAGCTAAGTGGGATTCACACCTCACCAGAATGCCGAAGCTGCGCCGCTATTGCCCTTGGCTCGCCTCCCCCTGCTGCTGGCCCTCA from Cyanobium sp. Tous-M-B4 includes these protein-coding regions:
- a CDS encoding FIST N-terminal domain-containing protein, producing MAAFSLPSWLSRTFGARPARAWCRTALASETSLQGSVEDIASQLRGAGPADLALVFAAASYASDLPRLLPLLQEKLQASHWLGCLGGGVVGTDAGGSPHELENKPALSVTLLRLPGAELHPFAIDTDCLPDLDGPADPWRDLLNAPAAPSPSMLLLVDPSCSRINDLISGLDYACPGAAKVGGVAGPHSAGHGSLLFGDQVVRGAVGCLIGGAWQLDPVVAQGCRPIGPVFDVEQVQRNVVLEVSQGQARRSPVAALQAILTDLSPEERELVKHSLFLGVGRSNFSLSAADPDGPTAFLVRNLLGVDPRNGAVAVAERMRVGQQVQFQLRDASASRLELRQLLTRQRGRNPEPLAALLFACLGRGVGLYGNADGDVELCREVFDQVPIAGSFCNGEIGPVAGSTHLHGYTASLAFLVPRGEG
- the trmB gene encoding tRNA (guanosine(46)-N7)-methyltransferase TrmB, translated to MRQHVNPLSRFFQLPRPLPPPAELFSQPDLPLHLDIGCARGRFLLALAQHQPNCNYLGVEIRRPLVDAAEAERQALALGNLHYLFCNANISLQDWLAALPAGLLQRVTIQFPDPWFKQKHQKRRVLQPALLLALAEALGPGRELFIQSDVLAVITPMVQLIEASGGFDRPAADGRPWRADNPLAVPTERETYVLSQGLPVYRVVYQRNDRNLPPLPDLEDRTNLEKRPNLEDQLEAVDNRA
- a CDS encoding IctB family putative bicarbonate transporter, giving the protein MHPLSAPSMPILLRWQGCVQRADSGPLGRQLSLIAGLVLCALMAGLPLVTRSGLSLLVLASGLLWLLLALTTTPGPLVEIDRWILGILAIALLATGFSPVPLAAAKGLVKLVSYLGVYALMRQLLTLAPVWWDRIVAALLAGNLVTCVIGIRQLYGDSGELARWADPNSVADGTVRIYSTLENPNLLAGYLLPVLPLALVALLRWPGRARKLFALTALVLGVAALVLTFSRGAWMGLVAEAAVILLLLAVRATRAWPLLWRRLFPLLLLLGGAALLVVLVTQVEPLRVRVMSLVAGRQDSSNNFRINVWLAALDMVQARPWLGIGPGNDAFNQIYPLFQQPKFNALSAYSIPLELAVEAGIPGLLAGIGLLLASLRSATSLWRSDSCFSLPALAAIAVIVGLTVQGLTDTIFFRPEVQLSGWFCIATLAAGASRAEGRG
- a CDS encoding BadF/BadG/BcrA/BcrD ATPase family protein, yielding MAEPSLIAGFDAGQTHTSCRLSDACSGELLGEGQGPGVCHLAAADGPARFRQALQVSLAQARLHLPHTGTPLLAAGIGASGIEVGSSVQELGRQLAAEALQLPLERLVVTGDERTALRGAMGNHQGGAGILIISGTGTIAVGRNPAGQEHRCSGWGWLLDGAGSATDIGRDGLALSLAMADGRQPDSPLRARIWAGLNVSADDPQAAQAIKALVVEPGFGAAGFARLAPLVAVAASEGDAGAAAVVERSAQALALMATTICTRLKLSAPPVWPMGGALEHLALLRRRLEACLEECCPGAQLQIPAADACCGALSLARECLEARRR
- the glmM gene encoding phosphoglucosamine mutase, which codes for MADLAPHPVGLPLRGVAGFGTDGIRGRVGTQVSPALALQVGFWCGQVLPQGAPVLIGMDSRSSGPMLVAALTAGLTAAGREVWTLGLCPTPAIPGAIRRLGAAGGLMVSASHNPPEDNGIKVFGASGAKLSRGQQQAIEAGLQGVGAGPAIGASGGFLGTGVVHDRPDLLADYQRSLVASVMGRRLEGCKIVLDLCWGSASACGEAVFRALGAELTVLHGKPDGTRINVDCGSTHLEPLRRTVLESGASMGFGFDGDADRMLAVDGRGRVVDGDQILYLWGSSLLDAGQLPANRIVATVMSNLGFERAWQAKGGVLERTAVGDQYVHQAMEQMGAGLGGEQSGHILSARHGMSGDGLLTALQVATLLHRSGQSLADWMDSSFKPYPQTLVNVTVPDRQRRQQWQACEPLRLAVEQAEIAMEGQGRVLVRASGTEPLLRVMVEAADQQLVDHWSSQLAAAAEQHLNAA